Within Pseudomonas brassicacearum, the genomic segment TCTGTTATGACTTGCGATTCCCGGAGCTCTACAGCGAGCTGCGGGCTGCCGGGGCCGAGCTGATCACGGCGCCGTCGGCGTTTACCGCGGTGACCGGCGCGGCCCATTGGGACGTGCTGATCCGCGCCCGGGCCATCGAAACCCAGTGCTACGTGCTGGCGGCCGCCCAGGGCGGGGTGCATCCGGGGCCGCGGGAAACCTTCGGCCACGCCGCGATTGTCGACCCGTGGGGCCGTGTGCTGGCACAACAGGATCAAGGTGAGGCCGTGCTGCTGGCCGAGCGCGACAGCAGCGAACAGGCGTCCATCCGGGCGCGCATGCCGGTGGCCAGCCATCGGCGCTTTTTCTCGCAGGGCGCTCGACAGCGGCCTGTCCAAGACGACGAATTCAAGGCGTAAATCATATGAGCGGGTTGTTGTCCTCAGTCAGTGAACACCTTCTAGCCCCCGGCGGCGTGACCCTCGAAAGCCTGCAAGGCGTGCTGGGCGATCTGGCCGGCCCGGGCATCGATGCGGCCGACCTGTATTTCCAGGGGCAGATTTCCGAGTCCTGGTCGCTGGAAGACGGCATCGTCAAGGAGGGTAGTTTCAACCTCGACCAGGGCGTGGGCGTGCGCGCCCAGTCCGGGGAAAAGACCGGTTTTGCCTACAGCAACGCCATCACCCTCGAGGCCCTCGGCGCTGCGGCCCGTGCAGCCCGCTCGATCTCCCGCGCCGGGCAGAACGGCACTGTCCAGGCGTTCAGCAGCCAGGACGTGGCACAGTTGTATGCGCCGGATAACCCGCTGGAAGTCATGAGCCGCGCCGAAAAAGTCGAGCTGCTCAAGCGCATCGACGTTGCCACCCGTGCCCTCGACCCGCGCATCCAGCAAGTGTCGGTCAGCATGGCCGGGGTCTGGGAACGGATCCTGGTGGCTTCCACCGACGGCGGCCTGGCGGCGGACGTGCGGCCGCTGGTGCGGTTCAACGTCAGCGTGATCGTCGAGCAGAACGGTCGCCGCGAGCGCGGTGGCCATGGCGGCGGTGGGCGCACCGACTACCGTTATTTCCTCAGCGAAGACCGCGCCATGGGCTACGCCCGCGAAGCGCTGCGTCAGGCGCTGGTCAACCTGGAGGCCATTGCGGCCCCGGCAGGTACGTTGCCGGTGGTACTGGGGTCCGGTTGGTCCGGCGTGCTGCTGCACGAAGCAGTCGGCCACGGCCTGGAAGGCGATTTCAACCGCAAGGGCAGCTCGGCCTACAGCGGGCGCATGGGGGAAATGGTCGCCTCGAAACTCTGCACCATTGTCGATGACGGCACCCTGGCCGGGCGTCGCGGCTCCCTGAGCGTCGACGATGAAGGCACCCCGACCGAATGCACCACGCTGATCGAGAACGGCGTGCTCAAGGGCTACATGCAGGACAAACTCAACGCCAGGCTGATGGGCGTGGCCCGTACCGGCAACGGTCGCCGTGAGTCCTACGCGCACTTGCCGATGCCGCGCATGACCAACACCTACATGCTGGGCGGCCAAAGCGACCCGGCGGAAATCATCGCCTCGGTGAAAAAAGGTATTTATTGCGCCAACCTCGGCGGTGGCCAGGTGGACATCACCAGCGGCAAGTTCGTGTTCTCCACCAGCGAGGCCTACCTGATCGAGGACGGCAAGATCACCGCACCGGTCAAGGGCGCGACCCTGATCGGCAACGGGCCGGAGGCGATGAGCAAGGTGTCGATGGTCGGTAACGACCTGGCGCTGGACAGCGGCGTGGGTACGTGCGGCAAGGACGGGCAATCGGTGCCGGTAGGCGTCGGCCAGCCGACCCTGAAGATCGATGCGATTACCGTGGGTGGCACGGGCGGATAAGCATGTACACGAACTCCCAGGAGCCATGTAGAAACCATGTTGAAGCTACGTAGAAGCTACGTAGAAGCTATGTAGGAGCCGTGTAGGAGCTGTGTAGGAGCTGTCGAGTGCAACGAGGCTGCGATCTTTCCCCAGACACTTAAGTCTCAAGCGAAAGATCAAAAGATCAAAAGATCAAAAGATCAAAAGATCAAAAGATCAAAAGATCGCAGCCTACGGCAGCTCCTACAGAACGGATGAAACTCAGCGCAGGCCGCGTTGGGTTTCGTCCAGCTCACGGATGTACTTGAAGATTTTACGGCTCGAGGCTGGTGGCTTGTTCTGCGCCAGTTCGTGCTGGGCCTGACGGATCAGGGAGCGCAATTGCTGACGATCAGCCTCCGGGTAGTCGATGACGAATTTTTCCAGCACGCCGTCGTCGCCTGCGATCAAGCGATCGCGCCAGCGCTCCAGATTGTGGAAACGTTCGTTGTACTGTCGGGTGGAGGCATCGAGTTGATCGAGCAGGACCAGGATGGCGTCAGTGTCCTGATCGCGCATCAGTTTGCCGATGAATTGCAGGTGCCGTTTACGCGCGATATTCGCGGTGTGCTTGGGCGCATCGGCCAGGGCCCGGCGCAAGGCGTCGGTCAACGGCAGTTTGGCCAGCAAGTCAGGCTTGAGTGTTGTCAGGCGCTCGCCGAGGTCAACCAGAGCATGCAGCTCGCGTTTGACCTGGGATTTGCTTTTTTCACCCTCGTAGAGGGAGTCGTCGTAAGAATCAACCATGGTGGCAGTCCGCAAAGAAACGCCGCCATGATAACCAGTCGGGGGCCGCTTGTCCGGCCCGGTCGCTCGATGGCCATCACCGAAAAGAGAATTTGAGTGGAGAACACCATGAGTGCAGTTCAAAGCGTCGGCCCGCAAGCATTGCCGGCACTGCAGGAACAAGTCGAGCAGATCCTTGCCGAGGCCAAGCGCCAGGGCGCCAGTGCCTGTGAGGTGGCGGTGTCCCTGGAACAGGGCCTGTCGACGTCGGTGCGCCAGCGTGAGGTGGAAACCGTCGAATTCAATCGCGACCAGGGGTTCGGTATCACGTTGTACATGGGCCAGCGCAAGGGCTCGGCCAGCACCTCGGCGAGCGGCCCGGAGGCGATTCGCGAAACCGTCGCCGCGGCACTGGCGATTGCCAAGCACACTTCAGAAGACGAAGCCTCGGGCCTGGCCGATGCCGCGCTGATGTGCAAGGAGCTGCGCGACTTCGACCTGTTCCACGCCTGGGACATCACCCCCGAGCAGGCCATCGAACAGGCACTGCGTTGCGAAGCTGCGGCATTCGAGGCCGACAGCCGGATCAAGAACGCCGACGGCACGACGCTCAATACCCACCAGGGCTGCCGGGTCTATGGCAACAGCCACGGTTTCATCGGCGGTTATGCATCGACCCGCCACAGCCTCAGTTGCGTGATGATCGCCGAAGCCGACGGCCAGATGCAGCGCGATTACTGGTACGACGTGAGCCGTCAGGGCGCCTTGCTCGCGGATCCTGTGAGCATTGGCCAGAAAGCCGCGCAACGGGCGGCCAGCCGCCTGGGCGCGCGCCCGGTGCCGACCTGTGAGGTGCCGGTGTTGTTTTCGGCCGAGCTGGCTGGTGGCTTGTTCGGCAGCTTCCTGTCGGCGGTGTCCGGCGGCAACCTGTACCGCAAGTCGTCGTTCCTCGAGGGAGCGCTGGGCCAGAAGTTGTTCCCGCAATGGATGACCATCGACGAGCGTCCACACCTGATGCAGGCCATGGGCAGCTCGGCGTTCGACGGCGATGGCCTGGCCACTTACGCCAAGCCGTTCGTGGAAAACGGCGAGCTGGTGTCCTACATCCTCGGTACCTATTCGGGCCGCAAGCTCGGCATGCCGAGCACCGCCAATGCCGGCGGCGTGCATAACCTGTTCGTGACCCATGGCGAAGAAGACCAGGCCGCCTTGCTGCGGCGCATGGGCCGGGGGCTGCTGGTGACCGAACTGATGGGCCACGGCCTGAACATGGTCACCGGGGACTATTCCCGTGGCGCGGCGGGTTTCTGGGTCGAGAACGGCGAGATCCAGTTCCCGGTCCAGGAAGTGACCATCGCCGGGAACATGCGCGACATGTTCAAGCAGATCGTAGCGGTGGGCAACGACCTGGAGCTGCGCAGCAACATCCGCACCGGTTCGGTGTTGATCGAGCGTATGACGGTGGCGGGTAGCTAACGCTCAGCGCGTAAAAAAGCGCGTCATCCACTGGATGACGCGCCTTTTTTGTGCCCAATGAATCCGCCTTGGGACCTGGGCAGTTACTCGCCTTCGTCGAAATATCGGTTGATCAGGTCCACCAGCGCGTCCATCGCTTCCTGTGCCTGTTCACCTTCGGTGAGCAGGTGGATCTTGGTGCCCTTGCCGGCGGCGAGCATCATCATCGCCATGATGCTTTTACCGTCGACCGCAGTCTCGGGCGTGCGGCCAACCCTGATGGTGGTGTCCTTGAACTGGCCCGCGACTCCGACGAACTTGGCCGACGCTCGGGCATGCAAACCCAGCTTGTTGATGATTTCAATTTCCTGAGCAGGCATCGCGATGTGAATCCTTTAGCTGAGGTCGCGGTGGCGAACCTGGACGTTCTTCAGGGATTGTTGCAGGAGTTGACCCAGGCGTTCGGTCAGGTAGACGGAGCGGTGATGTCCACCGGTACAACCGATGGCGATCGTGACATAGGCGCGGTTGCTCGCGGCAAAGCGGGGCAGCCATTTGAGCAGGTAGCTGGAGATGTCCTGGTACATTTCCTCGACATCCGGCTGGGCGGCCAGGTAATCGATCACCGGTTGGTCGAGCCCGGATTGCTCGCGCAATTCCGGTTTCCAATAAGGATTGGGCAGGCAGCGCACATCGAACACCAGGTCGGCGTCTACGGGCATGCCACGCTTGAAACCGAACGACTCCACCAGGAACGCCGTGCCCGGCTCAGGCTGGTTGAGCAGGCGCAGCTTGATCGTGTCGCGCAACTGATACAGGTTCAGGTGCGTGGTGTTGACCTTCAGGTCCGCCAAGTCGGCGATCGGCCCCAATAGTTGGCTTTCATCCTCGATGGCTTCGGCCAGGGAGCGGTTGGCATTGCTCAGCGGGTGGCGCCGGCGGGTTTCGGAAAAACGCTTGAGCAGTGTCTCTTCATCGGCATCCAGGTACAGCACGTCGCACTGGATATGCCGGCTGCGCACTTCCTCGAGCAGTTCAGGAAAACGCGACAGGTGGCTTGGCAGGTTACGCGCATCGATGGAGACCGCCACCAGTGGCTGCGCCAGCTCGGTGTGGATCAGGGCGCGCTCGGCCAGTTCCGGCAGCAGGCCGGCGGGCAAATTGTCGATGCAATAGTAGCCGCTGTCCTCAAGCACGGCGAGGGCCGTGCTTTTACCGGAGCCGGAGCGGCCACTGACAATGATCATGCGCATTTTTAATGACCGTTCTGCTCGTCCAGGACAACCTGGTACAACGCTTCGTTGCTTGGTGCGCTGCGCAGTTTTTCGCGCACTTCCTTGCGGTCCAGCATGCTGGCAATCTGGCGCAGCAGCTCGAGGTGCGCATCGGTCGCCGCTTCCGGTACCAGCAATACAAACAGCAGGTCGACCGGGGCGCCGTCGATGGCGTCGAAATCGATAGCCGTTTCAAGGTGCAACAGCGCGCTGATCGGCGCCTCACAGCCCTTGAGACGGCAATGGGGAATGGCGATGCCGTTGCCAAAACCGGTGGAACCGAGTTTTTCACGGGCAACCAGGGCCTCGAAGACGTCCTGCATGACCAGATCAGGCACCTCGCGGTGGATCAGGTTGGCAATGTGTTCGAGGGCTTTCTTTTTACTGCCGCCCGGCGCGTTCACTTGGGAGCGGCCGGGGGTCAGGATGGTTTCTAGTCGGATCATGGATTGGGGGGGTTAACGACCGGTCGCGCCCTGGAGGAGGCTCTGGGTCTTTTCCTTATGCTTTTTGAGTTGGCGATCCAGCTTGTCGGTCAGCAGGTCAATCGCGGCATACATGTCTGTGTGCTCTGCGTTGGCAACCACTTCTCCGCCGGGGATATGCAGCGTGGCTTCGATTTTCTGCAGCAGTTTCTCGACGGTCATCGTGACTTGCACGTTGGTGATCTTGTCGAAATGCCTCTCCAATCGGTCGAGTTTTTCGCCGATGTAGGTGCGCAGGGGTTCGGTCACTTCCAGTTGGTGTCCACTGATGTTGACTTGCATACAGCTTCTCCTTCGTTGCCAGTGCATAAAGCGGCAGGCAGAAATGCCTGCCACTGGAACGCTGTGGCGTGGCCTGTTACATCAACCGCTTGCGTTCGCTCGAAGGCGCGATCCCGAGGGATTCGCGGTATTTGGCGACGGTACGGCGGGCCACCTGAATGCCTTGTGCCTCCAGTAAACCAGCGATCTTGCTGTCACTCAACGGCTTTTTCTGATTTTCCGCGGCCACCAGTTTTTTGATGATCGCGCGGATGGCCGTGGACGAGCATTCGCCGCCTTCGGAGGTGCTGACGTGGCTGGAGAAAAAATATTTCAATTCATAGATGCCCCGGGGGGTATGCATGAATTTCTGGGTGGTTACCCGGGAAATCGTCGACTCGTGCATGCCCACTGCCTCGGCAATGTCATGCAGGACCAACGGTTTCATCGCTTCATCGCCATACTCCAGGAAGCCGCGCTGATGCTCGACGATCTGGGTGGCCACTTTCATCAGGGTTTCGTTGCGGCTTTGCAGGCTCTTGATGAACCAGCGCGCCTCCTGCAACTGGTTGCGCATGAAAGTGTTGTCGGCGCTGGTGTCGGCGCGCTTCACAAAGCCGGCGTACTGGGCGTTGACCCGCAGCTTGGGCACCGATTCCTGGTTGAGCTCCACCAGCCAGCGGTCGTTGTGCTTGCGCACGATTACGTCTGGAACCACGTATTCGGGCTCGGTGGATTCGATCTGCGAGCCGGGGCGCGGGTTGAGGCTCTGCACCAGTTCGATCACCTGGCGCAGTTCATCTTCCTTGAGCTTCATGCGACGCATCAACTGGCTGTAGTCGCGACCGCCCAGCAAGTCGATGTAGTCGGTGACCAGCCGCTTGGCTTCGGCCAGCCACGGGGTCTTGGCGGACAACTGGCGCAGTTGCAGCAACAGGCACTCGCCCAGGTTGCGGGCGCCGATGCCAGCCGGTTCGAACTGCTGGATGCGATGGAGGACGGCTTCGATCTCGTCCAGCTCGATGTCGAGCTCGGGATCGAAGGCTTCGAGGATTTCTTCGAGGGTCTCGTCCAGGTAGCCCTGGTTGTTGATGCAATCGATCAGGGTCACGGCGATCAGGCGATCGGTGTCGGACATCGGCGCCAGGTTCAGCTGCCACAGCAGGTGGCTTTGCAGGCTTTCGCCGGCGGAGGTGCGGGTGGTGAAGTCCCACTCGTCGTCATCGCTGCTCGGCAGGCTGCTGGCGCTGGTCTGATAGACGTCTTCCCAGGCCGTGTCCACGGGCAGTTCGTTGGGGATGCGTTCGTTCCATTCGCCATCCTCGAGGTTGTCCACCGTCGGGGCGGCTTCCTGGTAGGTCGGTTCCGGGATTTCGGTGTTGGTCTTCTGCTCGACGTTGTCGGCCAGTGGGTCGGTGTTGTCGAAGTCGTCGCCTTCTTCCTGGCGTTCGAGCATCGGATTGGACTCCAGGGCCTCCTGGATCTCCTGTTGCAGGTCCAGGGTCGACAATTGGAGCAGGCGGATGGCCTGTTGCAGCTGCGGTGTCATCGTCAGCTGCTGGCCCATTCTCAAGACTAGCGATGGTTTCATGGCAGGGGCTTAACACCTTATTCGCCGGCGCACATGCGCCATCCACTACAGGGCGCCGAAGCGCCAAACTTAAGCAAATTATATGCCTGAAACTGAAGTGTTTGCCTAGGGCGTCGCCATAATAAAATGAAACGACGCTCTAACGATTCGCCAGACACTTTGGCTTACAGGCGGAACTCATGGCCCAGATACACTTCCTTGACCAGGTCATTGGCCAGGATCGCTGCGGAGTCGCCTTCGGCGATCAGCTGGCCGTCATTGACAATGTAGGCGGTTTCGCAGATATCCAGCGTCTCGCGCACGTTGTGGTCGGTGATCAGCACGCCGATCCCCTTGGCCTTGAGGTGATGGATGATCTGCTTGATGTCGCCCACCGAGATGGGGTCCACGCCGGCGAACGGTTCG encodes:
- the tldD gene encoding metalloprotease TldD gives rise to the protein MSGLLSSVSEHLLAPGGVTLESLQGVLGDLAGPGIDAADLYFQGQISESWSLEDGIVKEGSFNLDQGVGVRAQSGEKTGFAYSNAITLEALGAAARAARSISRAGQNGTVQAFSSQDVAQLYAPDNPLEVMSRAEKVELLKRIDVATRALDPRIQQVSVSMAGVWERILVASTDGGLAADVRPLVRFNVSVIVEQNGRRERGGHGGGGRTDYRYFLSEDRAMGYAREALRQALVNLEAIAAPAGTLPVVLGSGWSGVLLHEAVGHGLEGDFNRKGSSAYSGRMGEMVASKLCTIVDDGTLAGRRGSLSVDDEGTPTECTTLIENGVLKGYMQDKLNARLMGVARTGNGRRESYAHLPMPRMTNTYMLGGQSDPAEIIASVKKGIYCANLGGGQVDITSGKFVFSTSEAYLIEDGKITAPVKGATLIGNGPEAMSKVSMVGNDLALDSGVGTCGKDGQSVPVGVGQPTLKIDAITVGGTGG
- the yjgA gene encoding ribosome biogenesis factor YjgA, translating into MVDSYDDSLYEGEKSKSQVKRELHALVDLGERLTTLKPDLLAKLPLTDALRRALADAPKHTANIARKRHLQFIGKLMRDQDTDAILVLLDQLDASTRQYNERFHNLERWRDRLIAGDDGVLEKFVIDYPEADRQQLRSLIRQAQHELAQNKPPASSRKIFKYIRELDETQRGLR
- the pmbA gene encoding metalloprotease PmbA, yielding MSAVQSVGPQALPALQEQVEQILAEAKRQGASACEVAVSLEQGLSTSVRQREVETVEFNRDQGFGITLYMGQRKGSASTSASGPEAIRETVAAALAIAKHTSEDEASGLADAALMCKELRDFDLFHAWDITPEQAIEQALRCEAAAFEADSRIKNADGTTLNTHQGCRVYGNSHGFIGGYASTRHSLSCVMIAEADGQMQRDYWYDVSRQGALLADPVSIGQKAAQRAASRLGARPVPTCEVPVLFSAELAGGLFGSFLSAVSGGNLYRKSSFLEGALGQKLFPQWMTIDERPHLMQAMGSSAFDGDGLATYAKPFVENGELVSYILGTYSGRKLGMPSTANAGGVHNLFVTHGEEDQAALLRRMGRGLLVTELMGHGLNMVTGDYSRGAAGFWVENGEIQFPVQEVTIAGNMRDMFKQIVAVGNDLELRSNIRTGSVLIERMTVAGS
- a CDS encoding HPr family phosphocarrier protein yields the protein MPAQEIEIINKLGLHARASAKFVGVAGQFKDTTIRVGRTPETAVDGKSIMAMMMLAAGKGTKIHLLTEGEQAQEAMDALVDLINRYFDEGE
- the rapZ gene encoding RNase adapter RapZ, producing MRMIIVSGRSGSGKSTALAVLEDSGYYCIDNLPAGLLPELAERALIHTELAQPLVAVSIDARNLPSHLSRFPELLEEVRSRHIQCDVLYLDADEETLLKRFSETRRRHPLSNANRSLAEAIEDESQLLGPIADLADLKVNTTHLNLYQLRDTIKLRLLNQPEPGTAFLVESFGFKRGMPVDADLVFDVRCLPNPYWKPELREQSGLDQPVIDYLAAQPDVEEMYQDISSYLLKWLPRFAASNRAYVTIAIGCTGGHHRSVYLTERLGQLLQQSLKNVQVRHRDLS
- the ptsN gene encoding PTS IIA-like nitrogen regulatory protein PtsN, yielding MIRLETILTPGRSQVNAPGGSKKKALEHIANLIHREVPDLVMQDVFEALVAREKLGSTGFGNGIAIPHCRLKGCEAPISALLHLETAIDFDAIDGAPVDLLFVLLVPEAATDAHLELLRQIASMLDRKEVREKLRSAPSNEALYQVVLDEQNGH
- the hpf gene encoding ribosome hibernation-promoting factor, HPF/YfiA family; the protein is MQVNISGHQLEVTEPLRTYIGEKLDRLERHFDKITNVQVTMTVEKLLQKIEATLHIPGGEVVANAEHTDMYAAIDLLTDKLDRQLKKHKEKTQSLLQGATGR
- a CDS encoding RNA polymerase factor sigma-54, whose translation is MKPSLVLRMGQQLTMTPQLQQAIRLLQLSTLDLQQEIQEALESNPMLERQEEGDDFDNTDPLADNVEQKTNTEIPEPTYQEAAPTVDNLEDGEWNERIPNELPVDTAWEDVYQTSASSLPSSDDDEWDFTTRTSAGESLQSHLLWQLNLAPMSDTDRLIAVTLIDCINNQGYLDETLEEILEAFDPELDIELDEIEAVLHRIQQFEPAGIGARNLGECLLLQLRQLSAKTPWLAEAKRLVTDYIDLLGGRDYSQLMRRMKLKEDELRQVIELVQSLNPRPGSQIESTEPEYVVPDVIVRKHNDRWLVELNQESVPKLRVNAQYAGFVKRADTSADNTFMRNQLQEARWFIKSLQSRNETLMKVATQIVEHQRGFLEYGDEAMKPLVLHDIAEAVGMHESTISRVTTQKFMHTPRGIYELKYFFSSHVSTSEGGECSSTAIRAIIKKLVAAENQKKPLSDSKIAGLLEAQGIQVARRTVAKYRESLGIAPSSERKRLM